The Pleurodeles waltl isolate 20211129_DDA chromosome 7, aPleWal1.hap1.20221129, whole genome shotgun sequence genome includes a region encoding these proteins:
- the LENG9 gene encoding leukocyte receptor cluster member 9 produces the protein MDDKTVMDQTDSATSSAVPNRDGLETDEPVATMAFENMMEPTPSEADSETTKNGNACHFFLEGRCRFGDRCRNLHLGIAKQTSPSRSKTEKSKTEELESKEKKPPMKTAEDVIARIQWDDQLPKDSFTIGYLDRFLGIIEKPFSAFSWEDFASVGYDVLAIPKHRIQYFKFRDVVVWDKATRTDDVFGSTGGGHTILDIVEKYQLEEKKQDTEAFEGNIGDPALKSSYDSGDDDGDEGEFHLKHERTDDPPERGAIKRKRPSHFVAIRIASEEVRSAVKEVQNQLVKAEPGLVEFCTPVPTLHLTLCLLHLESPEEIQKALTTLQELRCESQRLLPPALILHFQGLNDFHSRVLYLEPSATPELCRFARTLECLFSEKGLTVIRPPSYDSLHLTIAKIPRHTAQKNPSLQLSRALYGATLVDSYGSQQVDSLSFCYAGESRRTDGFYSTLMEFALY, from the coding sequence ATGGACGACAAGACGGTGATGGACCAGACAGACAGTGCTACAAGCTCTGCTGTACCGAATAGGGACGGTTTGGAAACTGATGAACCTGTAGCCACCATGGCATTTGAGAACATGATGGAACCAACACCTTCAGAAGCAGATTCAGAAACAACCAAAAATGGAAACGCCTGCCACTTCTTTCTTGAAGGCCGTTGTCGATTTGGAGACCGCTGCCGGAACCTTCACTTGGGGATAGCAAAGCAAACCTCTCCCTCCAGGTCCAAGACAGAAAAGAGTAAAACAGAGGAACTGGAATCCAAGGAGAAGAAGCCACCCATGAAAACTGCCGAAGATGTCATTGCCAGAATTCAGTGGGATGATCAGTTGCCAAAGGACTCTTTCACCATCGGCTATCTGGACCGGTTCCTAGGCATCATTGAGAAACCATTTTCTGCCTTCTCTTGGGAAGATTTTGCATCTGTAGGGTATGATGTGTTAGCAATACCTAAACATCGTATCCAGTACTTTAAATTCAGAGATGTGGTTGTGTGGGACAAGGCCACACGCACAGATGATGTATTTGGCTCCACAGGGGGTGGGCACACTATATTGGATATTGTTGAAAAGTATCAATTGGAAGAGAAGAAGCAGGATACTGAAGCTTTTGAGGGGAATATTGGAGACCCTGCTCTTAAAAGCAGCTATGATTctggtgatgatgatggtgatgagggAGAGTTCCATTTAAAGCATGAAAGAACTGATGACCCCCCTGAGCGTGGAGCTATCAAGAGGAAGAGACCCAGCCACTTTGTTGCAATCCGAATCGCAAGTGAAGAGGTGAGAAGTGCTGTCAAGGAGGTGCAAAACCAACTGGTGAAGGCTGAACCTGGACTAGTGGAGTTCTGCACACCAGTGCCTACCCTCCATCTTACATTGTGCCTCCTCCACCTAGAGTCACCAGAGGAAATCCAGAAGGCATTAACCACTTTGCAGGAGCTGCGGTGCGAGAGCCAGCGTCTCCTCCCTCCTGCGCTCATCCTGCACTTCCAGGGACTGAATGACTTTCATTCCAGAGTGTTGTACTTGGAACCTTCTGCCACACCAGaactgtgcagatttgctaggACTTTAGAGTGCCTTTTCAGTGAGAAAGGGCTAACAGTCATCAGACCACCTAGCTATGACAGCCTCCATCTGACAATCGCCAAGATCCCCAGACACACTGCTCAGAAGAATCCTTCACTGCAGCTGTCCCGTGCCCTGTATGGAGCTACCCTAGTGGACAGCTATGGATCTCAGCAGGTGGACTCCCTCAGTTTCTGTTACGCAGGTGAAAGTAGACGGACAGATGGATTCTATAGTACATTAATGGAGTTTGCACTCTACTGA